From a region of the Alnus glutinosa chromosome 1, dhAlnGlut1.1, whole genome shotgun sequence genome:
- the LOC133858483 gene encoding glycerophosphodiester phosphodiesterase GDPD1, chloroplastic-like isoform X3: MALKAVHQVPDNNAAFSLSSTQFLKGVNDDDGDQVKCGYEFSPNFMVMGHRGFGMNMLQSSDPRMKSFKENSILSFNSAAKLPIDFLEFDVQVSKDGCPVIFHDGFILTEDKVGKPLFRRTKDGKIFEWKVENDDPLCTLQEAFEKVEHSIGFNIELKLDDQVVYTEEELTRVLQAILQVVNEYAKYRPIIFSSFQPDAALLIRKLQTTYPVFFLTNGESEIYIDIRRNSLDEAIKVCLTGGLQGIVSEVRAIFRNSGAVTRIKESKLSLVTYGQLNNVAEVVYMEHLMGVDGVIVDLVEEITEAISGWIKPAEDGEQDSFLGEEVQMQAKTSPGFLQQQLSSLLELPPELLYA; this comes from the exons aTGGCTCTCAAAGCCGTCCATCAAGTCCCTGACAATAATGCCGCATTTTCCCTCTCCTCCACCCAGTTCCTCAAAG GTGTTAATGATGACGATGGTGATCAAGTCAAATGTGGCTATGAATTCTCCCCGAATTTTATGGTGATGGGACACAGGGGCTTCGGAATGAACATGCTGCAATCCTCGGACCCAAGAATGAAATCCTTTAAAGAGAACTCGATTCTCTCCTTCAATTCCGCCGCTAAATTGCCGATCGATTTCCTCGAATTCGACGTTCAg GTTTCTAAAGATGGTTGTCCAGTCATTTTCCATGACGGCTTCATCCTCACTGAAGACAAG GTGGGGAAGCCTCtctttagaagaacaaaagatGGGAAGATCTTTGAGTGGAAGGTTGAAAATGATGACCCTTTATGCACGTTGCAAGAGGCCTTCGAGAAAGTTGAACATTCTATCGGTTTCAATATTGAATTGAAGCTTGATGATCAGGTGGTATATACGGAGGAAGAACTCACTCGTGTTCTTCAAGCAATCTTGCAA GTGGTAAACGAGTATGCCAAGTACAGGCCTATCATCTTTTCCAGCTTTCAACCTGATGCTGCCCTGTTGATCAGGAAATTGCAGACCACCTACCCT GTGTTCTTCCTCACAAATGGCGAATCCGAGATTTACATCGACATAAGAAGGAATTCATTGGACGAGGCCATCAAGGTGTGCTTGACGGGTGGGTTGCAAGGAATTGTATCTGAAGTCAGAGCCATCTTTAGAAATTCAGGAGCAGTGACTAGAATCAAAGAGTCCAAGCTTTCCCTTGTAACTTACGGCCAATTGAA TAACGTGGCGGAGGTGGTTTACATGGAACACCTTATGGGTGTTGACGGAGTGATTGTTGACCTGGTTGAAGAAATCACAGAGGCAATCTCAGGTTGGATCAAGCCGGCGGAGGACGGTGAACAAGATAGCTTTCTTGGAGAGGAAGTGCAGATGCAGGCTAAAACAAGCCCTGGATTTTTGCAGCAACAACTCTCTTCGCTCCTGGAACTTCCACCCGAGTTGTTATATGCTTGA
- the LOC133858483 gene encoding glycerophosphodiester phosphodiesterase GDPD1, chloroplastic-like isoform X1: protein MALKAVHQVPDNNAAFSLSSTQFLKGVNDDDGDQVKCGYEFSPNFMVMGHRGFGMNMLQSSDPRMKSFKENSILSFNSAAKLPIDFLEFDVQVSKDGCPVIFHDGFILTEDKGAIVEKRVVDLTQAEFLSYGPQKQPGSVGKPLFRRTKDGKIFEWKVENDDPLCTLQEAFEKVEHSIGFNIELKLDDQVVYTEEELTRVLQAILQVVNEYAKYRPIIFSSFQPDAALLIRKLQTTYPVFFLTNGESEIYIDIRRNSLDEAIKVCLTGGLQGIVSEVRAIFRNSGAVTRIKESKLSLVTYGQLNNVAEVVYMEHLMGVDGVIVDLVEEITEAISGWIKPAEDGEQDSFLGEEVQMQAKTSPGFLQQQLSSLLELPPELLYA, encoded by the exons aTGGCTCTCAAAGCCGTCCATCAAGTCCCTGACAATAATGCCGCATTTTCCCTCTCCTCCACCCAGTTCCTCAAAG GTGTTAATGATGACGATGGTGATCAAGTCAAATGTGGCTATGAATTCTCCCCGAATTTTATGGTGATGGGACACAGGGGCTTCGGAATGAACATGCTGCAATCCTCGGACCCAAGAATGAAATCCTTTAAAGAGAACTCGATTCTCTCCTTCAATTCCGCCGCTAAATTGCCGATCGATTTCCTCGAATTCGACGTTCAg GTTTCTAAAGATGGTTGTCCAGTCATTTTCCATGACGGCTTCATCCTCACTGAAGACAAG GGTGCCATTGTTGAGAAAAGAGTTGTAGATCTCACTCAAGCTGAATTTCTTTCTTATGGACCCCAGAAACAACCTGGAAGT GTGGGGAAGCCTCtctttagaagaacaaaagatGGGAAGATCTTTGAGTGGAAGGTTGAAAATGATGACCCTTTATGCACGTTGCAAGAGGCCTTCGAGAAAGTTGAACATTCTATCGGTTTCAATATTGAATTGAAGCTTGATGATCAGGTGGTATATACGGAGGAAGAACTCACTCGTGTTCTTCAAGCAATCTTGCAA GTGGTAAACGAGTATGCCAAGTACAGGCCTATCATCTTTTCCAGCTTTCAACCTGATGCTGCCCTGTTGATCAGGAAATTGCAGACCACCTACCCT GTGTTCTTCCTCACAAATGGCGAATCCGAGATTTACATCGACATAAGAAGGAATTCATTGGACGAGGCCATCAAGGTGTGCTTGACGGGTGGGTTGCAAGGAATTGTATCTGAAGTCAGAGCCATCTTTAGAAATTCAGGAGCAGTGACTAGAATCAAAGAGTCCAAGCTTTCCCTTGTAACTTACGGCCAATTGAA TAACGTGGCGGAGGTGGTTTACATGGAACACCTTATGGGTGTTGACGGAGTGATTGTTGACCTGGTTGAAGAAATCACAGAGGCAATCTCAGGTTGGATCAAGCCGGCGGAGGACGGTGAACAAGATAGCTTTCTTGGAGAGGAAGTGCAGATGCAGGCTAAAACAAGCCCTGGATTTTTGCAGCAACAACTCTCTTCGCTCCTGGAACTTCCACCCGAGTTGTTATATGCTTGA
- the LOC133858592 gene encoding bidirectional sugar transporter N3, with amino-acid sequence MALIHSQHPLTLTFGLLGNFISFLVYLAPVPTFYRIYRKKTTEGFQSVPYLVALFSSMLWLYYALIKKDAELLITINAFGCVIETIYIAMYISYAPKAPRNLTLKVFVCMNMGLFSLIALSSHFLVKDSHRVQVLGWICVAISVSVFAAPLSIVAQVIRTRSVEFMPFTLSFFLTLSAIMWFAYGIFLKDICIALPNVVGFVLGLLQMLLYGLYRNSKKLIAEQTKLPEHIKSIVILTTLGTAEVYPLDAQPYAADGGDHDVMNKDAKKHEQTDDHVKSMETPGQHELQAIECPV; translated from the exons ATGGCACTCATACACAGTCAACACCCGTTAACACTTACCTTTGGCCTCCTAG GTAACTTTATCTCATTCCTGGTGTACCTGGCTCCAGT GCCAACATTTTATCGAATTTACCGAAAGAAAACAACTGAGGGTTTCCAATCGGTGCCATATCTGGTGGCGTTATTCAGCTCCATGCTTTGGTTGTACTACGCATTAATCAAAAAAGATGCGGAGCTTCTCATCACCATCAACGCATTTGGATGTGTCATAGAGACGATCTACATCGCCATGTACATTTCTTACGCACCAAAGGCTCCCAGG AACTTAACTCTCAAAGTATTTGTTTGTATGAACATGGGATTGTTCTCCTTGATCGCTCTCTCTTCACACTTTCTTGTGAAAGATTCACACCGTGTCCAAGTTCTGGGATGGATTTGTGTTGCAATTTCTGTGAGTGTGTTCGCAGCACCCCTGAGCATTGTG gCACAGGTAATTCGAACAAGGAGTGTTGAGTTTATGCCGTTTACTCTATCATTTTTCCTTACATTGAGTGCCATAATGTGGTTTGCTTATGGTATTTTCCTCAAGGACATTTGCATTGCT CTCCCAAATGTCGTGGGTTTTGTCTTGGGGCTGCTCCAGATGCTTCTGTACGGACTATACAGGAACTCCAAAAAGCTAATTGCAGAGCAGACGAAACTACCGGAGCACATAAAAAGTATAGTGATCTTAACCACGTTGGGGACTGCTGAAGTGTATCCGCTGGATGCTCAACCATATGCTGCTGATGGTGGTGATCATGATGTGATGAACAAAGATGCAAAAAAGCATGAGCAAACAGATGACCATGTGAAAAGCATGGAAACCCCTGGTCAGCATGAACTCCAAGCAATCGAATGTCCAGTTTAA
- the LOC133864147 gene encoding NAC domain-containing protein 83 codes for MEKLNFVKNGVLRLPPGFRFHPTDEELVVQYLKRKVFSYPLPASIIPEVDVCKFDPWDLPGDLEQERYFFSTRESKYPNGNRSNRATGSGYWKATGIDKQIVTSRGNQVVGMKKTLVFYRGKPPHGSRTDWIMHEYRFVSAETTKAANAPQGKTSTESPVVPMDNWVLCRIFLKKRSAKNEEDNVQIGNDNAVRKLKTTKPVFYDFMRKDGTDLNLAPASSSSGSSGVTEVSSHDQSDDHEESSSCNSFPYFRRKP; via the exons ATGGAGAAGCTTAACTTTGTTAAGAATGGTGTGCTAAGGTTGCCTCCTGGCTTTCGTTTCCATCCCACGGATGAAGAGCTTGTCGTTCAGTACTTGAAGCGCAAGGTGTTTTCCTACCCCTTGCCTGCCTCCATCATCCCTGAAGTTGATGTTTGCAAGTTTGATCCTTGGGATTTGCCAG GTGATTTGGAGCAAGAGAGGTATTTCTTCAGCACTAGGGAATCCAAGTATCCCAATGGAAACCGATCCAACAGAGCAACAGGTTCCGGTTACTGGAAGGCCACTGGAATTGACAAGCAAATTGTGACTTCTAGGGGCAACCAAGTTGTGGGGATGAAGAAAACTCTGGTTTTTTATAGAGGGAAGCCCCCACACGGGTCTAGGACTGATTGGATCATGCACGAATATCGCTTTGTTAGTGCTGAAACCACCAAGGCAGCCAATGCCCCACAAGGGAAGACTTCGACTGAA AGCCCTGTGGTTCCAATGGACAATTGGGTTCTCTGCCGCATATTCTTGAAGAAAAGAAGTGCTAAAAACGAGGAGGACAATGTTCAAATTGGCAACGATAACGCTGTCCGGAAACTCAAGACTACTAAGCCTGTTTTCTATGACTTCATGAGAAAGGATGGGACTGATTTGAACCTTGCCCCTGCTTCCTCCTCTTCAGGGTCGAGTGGAGTCACAGAGGTCTCTTCTCATGATCAGTCAGATGATCACGAAGAGAGCAGTAGTTGCAATAGTTTTCCTTATTTCAGAAGAAAACCATAA
- the LOC133858375 gene encoding delta(3,5)-Delta(2,4)-dienoyl-CoA isomerase, peroxisomal, producing the protein MEKFKTLEIVQKTPNSGVFHLYLNRPSHRNALSRDFFSEFPNALAALDQNPDVKVVVLSGAGAHFCAGIDLTTLGSISDKSLSGSDRGRAGEKLRREIKLLQDAVTSIERCRKPVIAAIHGACIGGGVDIVTACDVRYCTEDAFFSVKEVDLAITADLGSLQRLPAIVGYGHAMELALTGRRFSGSDAKDLGLVSRIFGSKEEMDRGVTLVAEGIASKSPLAVTGTKAVLLRSRDLTLDQGLDYVATWNSSMLVSDDLTEAISAHTQKRNPVFSKL; encoded by the exons ATGGAGAAAttcaaaaccctagaaatcgTTCAGAAGACACCGAACTCCGGCGTCTTCCACCTCTACCTGAACCGCCCGTCCCATCGCAACGCTCTCTCCCGCGATTTTTTCTCCGAATTCCCCAACGCCCTCGCCGCCCTCGACCAGAACCCCGACGTCAAGGTCGTCGTCCTTTCCGGCGCCGGCGCCCACTTCTGCGCCGGTATCGATCTCACAACCCTGGGCTCGATCTCCGACAAGTCACTCTCCGGAAGCGACCGAGGCCGCGCCGGAGAGAAACTCCGGCGGGAGATCAAGTTACTACAGGACGCGGTCACCTCGATTGAGCGGTGCCGGAAGCCGGTGATTGCCGCCATCCATGGGGCGTGTATTGGCGGCGGCGTCGATATCGTAACCGCCTGTGACGTGAGGTATTGCACGGAGGACGCGTTCTTCTCGGTCAAAGAGGTTGACTTGGCGATCACTGCGGATCTCGGGTCGCTCCAGAGGCTGCCCGCTATAGTCGGGTACGGTCACGCTATGGAGCTGGCTTTGACGGGTCGGAGGTTCTCGGGTTCGGATGCCAAAGACTTGGGTCTGGTTTCTAGAATATTCGGTTCTAAGGAGGAAATGGATCGAGGAGTGACACTTGTCGCTGAGG GAATTGCTTCTAAGTCTCCCCTCGCTGTGACCGGGACGAAAGCAGTGTTACTGAGAAGTAGGGACCTGACTTTGGATCAAGGGTTGGATTATGTTGCCACTTGGAACTCGTCTATGCTGGTGTCCGACGATTTGACAGAGGCAATCTCAGCTCACACCCAGAAAAGAAACCCTGTTTTCTCCAAGCTCTAA
- the LOC133858483 gene encoding glycerophosphodiester phosphodiesterase GDPD1, chloroplastic-like isoform X2 — translation MALKAVHQVPDNNAAFSLSSTQFLKGVNDDDGDQVKCGYEFSPNFMVMGHRGFGMNMLQSSDPRMKSFKENSILSFNSAAKLPIDFLEFDVQGAIVEKRVVDLTQAEFLSYGPQKQPGSVGKPLFRRTKDGKIFEWKVENDDPLCTLQEAFEKVEHSIGFNIELKLDDQVVYTEEELTRVLQAILQVVNEYAKYRPIIFSSFQPDAALLIRKLQTTYPVFFLTNGESEIYIDIRRNSLDEAIKVCLTGGLQGIVSEVRAIFRNSGAVTRIKESKLSLVTYGQLNNVAEVVYMEHLMGVDGVIVDLVEEITEAISGWIKPAEDGEQDSFLGEEVQMQAKTSPGFLQQQLSSLLELPPELLYA, via the exons aTGGCTCTCAAAGCCGTCCATCAAGTCCCTGACAATAATGCCGCATTTTCCCTCTCCTCCACCCAGTTCCTCAAAG GTGTTAATGATGACGATGGTGATCAAGTCAAATGTGGCTATGAATTCTCCCCGAATTTTATGGTGATGGGACACAGGGGCTTCGGAATGAACATGCTGCAATCCTCGGACCCAAGAATGAAATCCTTTAAAGAGAACTCGATTCTCTCCTTCAATTCCGCCGCTAAATTGCCGATCGATTTCCTCGAATTCGACGTTCAg GGTGCCATTGTTGAGAAAAGAGTTGTAGATCTCACTCAAGCTGAATTTCTTTCTTATGGACCCCAGAAACAACCTGGAAGT GTGGGGAAGCCTCtctttagaagaacaaaagatGGGAAGATCTTTGAGTGGAAGGTTGAAAATGATGACCCTTTATGCACGTTGCAAGAGGCCTTCGAGAAAGTTGAACATTCTATCGGTTTCAATATTGAATTGAAGCTTGATGATCAGGTGGTATATACGGAGGAAGAACTCACTCGTGTTCTTCAAGCAATCTTGCAA GTGGTAAACGAGTATGCCAAGTACAGGCCTATCATCTTTTCCAGCTTTCAACCTGATGCTGCCCTGTTGATCAGGAAATTGCAGACCACCTACCCT GTGTTCTTCCTCACAAATGGCGAATCCGAGATTTACATCGACATAAGAAGGAATTCATTGGACGAGGCCATCAAGGTGTGCTTGACGGGTGGGTTGCAAGGAATTGTATCTGAAGTCAGAGCCATCTTTAGAAATTCAGGAGCAGTGACTAGAATCAAAGAGTCCAAGCTTTCCCTTGTAACTTACGGCCAATTGAA TAACGTGGCGGAGGTGGTTTACATGGAACACCTTATGGGTGTTGACGGAGTGATTGTTGACCTGGTTGAAGAAATCACAGAGGCAATCTCAGGTTGGATCAAGCCGGCGGAGGACGGTGAACAAGATAGCTTTCTTGGAGAGGAAGTGCAGATGCAGGCTAAAACAAGCCCTGGATTTTTGCAGCAACAACTCTCTTCGCTCCTGGAACTTCCACCCGAGTTGTTATATGCTTGA